A region of the Enoplosus armatus isolate fEnoArm2 chromosome 8, fEnoArm2.hap1, whole genome shotgun sequence genome:
AAGGTATCTGAACAGTCGTAAAAAGCATCAATTTATTCTGCAAATGTTCCACGACCACGAAAATACAGTGGAGCCCAGGGTATTAAAGTGGGTAATATGTATCTAAGTCTGGTAGTGAATGTCTGGTATTACAAGCATAGAGATTGATGATTTCATCACAGTGGGTGATAATCTTCACGTGTGTCTTTGCTAATGTGATCAGTCTTATTTGCTTTGTGTAATAGCAGCTGTTGTGTTCGCAGGCTGTGAAGGTGGTTGGTGTAAAGGCTCACACAGAACACGATAAGAGACAAGTTATGTTGGATTTGTACCTGAGGTAATGCATcacaacttttgttttttcattatttcatttcagtgagtGAGTCAGTGAAGTCAGGCACTGAAATAGTCCTGTGTTACTATGACGTGTACTACACCTAGTCTGTTACAGCAGATCATTGTTTACttaacacaaaaaagaaaacacctctATCATGAGTCGTATCAGCTGCTTACCTTGGTTAAACATGTATCTCTAGATCTCTCACTGCTCTTCTTCTTGCAGCTATGCCGGTGATGTCGAGATCAATGTGGAGATCAAAAAGTACTTTTGCAAAGCTGGAGTGAAAGGAGTCCAGGTATAACACTAAAGATTAAGATATTCctacattatatatataaaatgaagTGGCCTGAAAACAactatgttttctgtttgtagcTCCATGGGAAGCTGCGCGTGATCCTCGAGCCTCTGATCGGAGACGTGCCGCTGGTTGGAGCCATCACAATGTTCTTCATCCGCAGGCCTGTGAGTGTAGCACCAGTGAACCACATCTGATTACTTTCTAGCTTTGCACTGCATTGTTATATGTCTTTTATCTGTGGCATAGAAACTGGACAtcaactggactggactgaccAACCTGTTGGATATCCCTGGGCTGAAGTGAGTTTACATGATAGAGCTCTATGTAGATCTCTTTTAGGGTGAGGCCGCATTGATCtgtctggtgtttgtttttgattgttttttaaagaggaGTTCCTGTTTGTGGAGTAGGACTGATGAAGTTTTCAGAAAAGTTTGGGGTCTGCATTTTTTTTGGCATTGATGGACATTTATTTAGCTACCAGAATCACAGAGGTTCCTCTGTTCACTGACGGATCTGTGTGGTCACATCCATAAAGGCTAAGTGTGGCGATATCCTATATTTTTGTTCTCGTCCACAAATCCTGTGCAAAGACCAGAACCAACATTGAATTAATCCTACTTACAAGTAGCCAAAGtctgatatagcttattcctgcgtgccacagagctccattttTGCCCAAAAACGATTGAAAACACATGAGTGAGTCACGCTGTTTTGAGTCACTGATTTACATTCATTACGATGAATATGGGCACTGCCGTTATCTTGAGTCAACCCTACGCACACTATCGTGCTGCCTTAAATACTCGGtaaagcaccaaatgtgtattaatccgcatcagaaaatagtccccaacaaatccACTATGCATTCCTGTTTGTGTaatatttgttatatatttgtCTTAAGTAGAAACGAATGGTGTTGGGGCCACAGACAGAGTGGAGAAGTCGAAAGTACTGACAGACAGAATAAcacgttgttggttttgttcttttcatggtgtttgttgataataagaaaaatattgtacaatgccagccttatcctttaacttGTTACACTTTATTCCATACTGGTGTTCTTGTATTTATTCAGTACATATATTATGACTCCATGCTTTTATATCGAGGTAGTTTTTAGGGCCCATTATGTAAGGTCAGACTGCGGACAATGTAGAATCAACTACGGTACAATTAATTAGAATATGAAGCTAAACTGATGGTCTGACAAATGGGAACAATGCAACTCAATTTAACATTCATATTCAGTGTAATTGTATGGTGGCTGAttctacactgtgtgtgtttcgaTCTTATATGATATActtacaaaaatacaattaaagcATTATCAGAGGTGTTCCTGACACACATCAGTTCCCTCTGGCAATACTTTCAATGAcagtttgtcattattttttaattgtattcCTCCTTTAGATGACATTAGCCAACATGATTTCACAGAAAACTGTCCTCTCCGTAAGCCAATGGGTTCTACCTGTTGGTTCTGTTGCTGAGAACCTGAATATCATGTTATTTATGCATGTTCATATGGTCAGCAGTAGTATAtagcctctgtctgtctgtctgtgtgtccctcCCTTGTGTGTCCCCCAACATCGTCCTGGCATTCATTTGCAGTGCCATATCGGACACTATGATAATGGATGCAATAGCCACCCACCTGGTGCTCCCCAACCGTCTCACTGTTCCCCTGGTGGCCGACCTGCACGTTGCGCAGCTCCGCTCCCCTCTCCCAAGGGTAACTGTCTCAATTATGAATGGCCTGGAGAAACATGGACCCACACAGACTGAAGCAGATCTGTCTCAGCATACAAGTTCCAAGCACACACATAGTCTGAAAGTCATAACAGCAAATTCACATTGCGAATGAAAAACATGGATCTGTGTTTTGTGAGGAAGCTTGTTGACtgattttgcttttctttgtgcatgCATGCCTTTTCCTGCATGTGTATGCACACGCTAGGGAGTTGTGCGCATCCACCTGCTGGAGGCTGAGGACCTGATGGCCAAGGACACAGTCATCAAGGGCTTAATTGACGGGAAGTCGGACCCGTATGCCGTTCTGCGCGTTGGAACCCAGATCTTCACCTCTCATCACGTGGACAGCAACCTGAACCCACAGTGGAGGGAGATGTACGAGGTCAGAGGGGCTGGAAGGGAAGAAAACACATCCAAAACTGAGCTGAAAGGAACATGAGATATATGGCTTTTGCCTTGATATTCAAGTGCTGCACTTCCCACCAGGTTGTGTGTTAAAAGTTATAGCTTGGTGTCCTTGCTTCATAGAGAATGCGTAGGGAAGTCGTTGGTAGTAAATATGTCATTGGCACAGAGATAAACAGTTTTGTGGAGATTTGATCTACTTCTGAGGTAGCAGGAAGCCCCTGTTTCAGAGATAAGCTGCTCTTGCGAAAACTGCTTGCTCAGGGACACATTTGTGTTGTGGTTTATGAAATGTGAGCACTGAACACTGAATAGATATTCAATTATTAACATCTACCTAACACAATAGTCAAAAGTTCTTGCCATTGTGATTCTGTTCGCATGCCCTTGTGTTATTGTGTCGTTTGTGGCTTTAtctatatttgtatatttgttgtgtgttttgcgtATTGGtccatttatgtgtgtgtgtgtgtgtgtgtgtgtgtgtcaggtgatTGTCCATGAAGTACCTGGTCAGGAGTTGGAAGTGGAAGTGTTTGACAAAGACCCAGACCAGGATGACTTCCTGGGGAGGTAGCTTATTCATTCTCATTCATTTACTCTGTCTCTATGTGCTTCTCATGTCATTTCCGTCTCTGCTATTGCCACGTTGGACCATGACTCTGTCGAAATATGAACGCCTTAGTCTCTGATTCGTGGCTTCATtgattccctctctctctctcttcgtctgtctgtctttcagggTCAAGGTGGATCTTGATATTGTAAAGAAGGCCAGAATCGTGGATGATGTAAGTAGTAATGCTTATGTTTAACCTTCTAGACAAGATTCAGTATTTTACCACtactatttattttctcactcacaTCATATAATAAACAGCAAGAACAAGAATGCAGTTATTATACTGTCTCCCTATGAAAAACATCTGAGGAAGACTGCAGTAATCCTGTTAGCATGTGACATTGCAAACCCCATGTGCCCTACTCGTGATCGGCTCTGATCTTCTTCTATCAAGTCCAATCTCAAAGAAATCAGCCAGATGAAAGGAATGTGAGCTTAATGAGCCCTCTGTTTTTGTAAACAGTGGTTCAATCTGAGGGACGTCCCATCTGGCAGTGTCCACCTCAGGCTGGAGtggctctctctgctgtcctctgctgacagactgagtgAGGTGAGTCTCATGGTGCGCAGTGAATCTGTTTTTTGGCCCAATCAGCAGCAGGGCTTTGGGTAGTCATGTGGACAAAAGTGTAAGTACCAGGgaattatttttatgttgttatgccatgttatttatttgtttatctatGGCATTTGATAgtatagagagacagaaaacaaagagagagagggttgaGACATGCAACTCTTTAAACCTCAACAGCCAGGACACCCTGTTCCCTGATAtttaaaactaaactttaaaatcacaaaaaacactTAACACTGAAGTTGTATATTTCCCATTGagtcaaatgtcattttttagATTAACTATAAACTATAACTGTAATTTGACATTGTTATAATTTAACTTGCTTATTTAACCAGAAAAGATTAAATATCTCTTTTTCATGCCCTTGCCGATagacaacacaaaatgtgtcaCAAGTCAGAGTTAAACAAGAATGTTATTGTAAAATTATTGATAAAGATTACATCCTAGAAACAATTTCATAGTGGCTCCTTTGGGTGGGATGAATTTGGCAGGATGTACTCCAGGTTTTATGTTTTGCTGTCAGCTGATTGTTTTATGTGAGCTTGAGAAGttggttgtgtttttacatatttttatcatatgttttatgtgttttattaagctttatgtatttaatgtttgagtctgtgtgtgttccatgTTTCACATGACGTGTAAGACAAGTTAAAGACAACCTGAGAGCAATCTAAAAACATCACTCAAAATAGATGAGACCTATCTAAAACTGACAGTAAATCAATAACGCATTCTTCATCAACTCGTTATCGATTGCATGGTAAAATTGTTGGTGGCCACTGGTTGGTCTGTCAGGGTCTCAGATCATTTTTCCTCACATGCTCTTCGCTTCTGTTCGCTGTTCCTCTACCAGGTGATCCAGAAGAACCAGAACTTGACCAGTAAGACGGCTGATCCTCCATCTGCCGCCATTTTAGCCATCTATCTTGACCAAGCTCACGAGCTGCCTGTAAGATTATCATTATTCAAGAACTGTCTCGTGTGGCGTGAATTACATTTCCGTCTGTTACCCACATCAacatatttaatatgttgtAGATGAGGAAAGGCAATAAGGACCCAAGCCCAATGGTGCAGATTTCCATTCAGGATACAACTAAAGAGAGCAAGGTAAGGCTAAAGCTTGTTCTTACagaacattaaaacaaactctGAGCGTAATGAACGTTTTCCTCCGTCTTGCAGACTTGCTACGGGACCAACAGCCCTGTGTGGGAGGATGCCTTTACCTTCTTCATTCAGGATCCTCGCAAACAAGACATCGACATTCAAGTAAGTCATTATTAGTAATGACTGAACACACCAGTTATGATTTTACATAACagtaacatacatacagttaCTCCCAAGGTACTGggtatttattgtttattgtcccTCTGGTTTTAATAAATTTTTCCTCTTATTATCTCTGTAAACTGAAACTTCCTTTGTTTTTCAATCAGGTGAAAGATGATGACCGTGCTCTCTCCCTGGGCAGCCTGACCATCCCTCTGACCCGTCTTCTGGCGACCTCTGAACTCACCCTGGACCAGTGGTTCCAGCTGGAGAATTCTAGTTCTGCCAGCCGCATCTACGTCAAAATTGTGCTTAGGGTTGGTATTTCGCAATTAGACTCTCTTTTGTGCGCCCTCACGTGTGTCAGGTAGCTGAATCAACCCAGCTGAAGTGTCTGTGTGGAAGACTTTGAAATCCTACCAGCTCTGAAAGGACCGCTTTTGGCCTCGGGAAGCTATCATGAGGCACATGCTTCAGTATCACACCCACAGCTACCCCTTCAAAACCAACATCTCAAATTTGAACTTACCATGGCTCTGTGTATGTCTGTTATCCATGGAAATCATGGAGTGCTCTTCAGTAATTCATGGCTTGACATTTGCTCACCataacctgttttttttgttttcaactaGGTTTTGTGGCTAAGCGAGGATGCCACTCCCTCAACTCCGTCCCCTCGGCCTTCAGCCTCTGGGTCTGGGGTGGGTCAGGGGGGAATCACATCAGAGCTGTCCCTTATGGGGCCCGGCGGGTTAGCTAAACCTCCACCAACACGACCGCAGCACACCACGCCCGATCCAGAGTTTGCAACGGAGGTAAAAACAGTTACCTAGAGTCAAACAGCAGCAccactcagcctctctcccacacacaaacacacacacacacacacacacacacacacacacacagtatagtAGCATTCCTTGTCCTTGTTCTGCCCACAGGGAGTGCTGCGTATCCATCTGGTGGAGGCCCAAAACCTGATAGCGAAGGACAACTTCATGGGGGGCATGGTGAAGGGGAAGAGCGACCCCTACGTGAAGATCCGTGTGGCTGGTATCACTTACCGGAGCCACACCATCAAAGAGAACCTCAATCCCATCTGGAATGAACTCTATGAGGTATCATCTTTGTTTAATGCTTGAGTAGTTAGTTCTTCGACTCATCTGATGAAATTattagattatatatatatatatatatatatatatttttttttttttcttttcaatgatTTAGGTGATTTTGACCCAGCTTCCCGGTCAGGAGATCCAGTTTGAGTTGTTTGACAAGGACCTCGACCAGGACGACTTCCTCGGAAGGTGCGCCCtgacattacaaataaaacatccacAGCAAATCTGACTACATGGCTCTTATAACTGAAGGAAAATATGTCAACGAAAAGGAGGATAAAGTATTGATCAGTCCTGTCTTCGCAGGTTCAAGCTCAACCTGCGAGATATCATCAGCGCACAGTTCATCGACACGGTTTGTGACACATCTGTACAGATAAGTTAACAAATAATATTCACATTCATGCTTATAAAACGCTTGTCCTCTTGTTGCAGTGGTACACTCTAAATGATGTGAAGTCAGGCCGAGTTCACCTGGTGCTGGAGTGGCTGCCCCGAGTCTCTGACCTGCCCAGACTGGAGCAGGTAAGCTATTTactctctttgttttatttttttattctctttttttttggatataCCAAGGCAGCATATAGATAATGTAGTAATTATAATAAAACTTAAAAGACTGTCGAAACAATTGCAAAGGATTCAATTGAGtaatgataaatatatataaatatatgataaaGACACAGGTATAAAAATTTAATTGCGTAATGAAGAAGCAAAACATAGTAAGTAGAACCAGAATCTTGGATGTGCACCTTGATGATACAAAAttctctttaaaaaatgaaggaaTTCACATTAGACAAATGATGGATTTACAGGTTCAATATACACCATATTTTTTACAAACTGATCCTGTTGCAGTGTTAGGGAGAAAGTTGTTCTTGCCATCATAAAGATATCATAAAGTATGTCGATCCAATCATCACTTGAAGGTACTTCTTGCTTAAGCCATTTTCTAGTAACAGACAGATTACATGATAATTATTTGCTTCAGATTTTGGTGTAATGAGTCTTATGAACCTTTAGATCTCACTCTCTTTAAAGATatatattcagatttttttcaagtctgtcttcaTACAATACTCATATGCCATATGTACAATGAAAGCGTTATTGGTCGGTGTAAATGTCTATACTGGGGGTAAAATTATCTTTTCCAAGTGCAACTCCAATGTAAGAGATGGGGAACAAAATCTGCATTTCAAAGTTTAGCCAAAGTTAAtttgaggcttcagcagtctgagttaacCAAATCAAGTAAATATCTTCTCTTTTAGTTACAATCTTTTTGTTTCTGGCCAAGATGctcacttgatttgtctaactcagtGTAACTTCAGAAACTTtagaatgcatttttgcacaggaCGAGGACTATGGATTTTGTCGTCCATCTTTCACAGTGAAGTTGTGCTAGAGGAAGTGACTGCTTCACggtatggacaggaggaatgaaACAGCAAACctgaaaaaaatccaaacctATCCTTTTAATGATGCCTCTTGTAGTGTGTGAGCCTGGGACCCTTGTTTTCTAGCTTTGTTGTTTGGTTGCTATGACAGATGCAAACAGTTTTTAATcaacaggaaagagaaagactgGATAATGAACTTATCTTTGCTGATGCTTTGTGTAGATTAGTTTACTTCTGTTCATATCTTTGTAGTGTTGCGAAGGACATTTTAACCACAACTTTCTTATTGCACAATAAGTCTTAATAAAACTCCTTTTCTCTCAATTGGGATATAACTTCCCACTTCCCATAGATCCTGCAGTACCAGTCCCAGCAGACGTACCAGAACAAGGTTGTGCCGTCAGCggctgtgctgtttgtgtatgtggagCGTGCCCATGGCCTGCCGGTGAGGTCATACCTATGAGTCCTTAGGGttctatttgttgtttattgcgATGTGTTTTTCCTCGCTCTAAAGAGTGCAGAAGTAAAGTAGTTGCTTTTAGTGGCAGTGTATTGCCTAAAACACTGCATTAAATCACTGGTGATGCAGTTGACACACTGTTTGTATTACAATAATCTTTATGTGTCATTTCAGTTGAAGAAGAGTGGAAAGGAGCCAAAAGTCGGGGCTGACGTTAACCTCAAAGGCGTTTCAAACAGAACAAAGGTAGGATGACAACTTCTTAGATGAGCTTGTGGATGCGACAAAAGAAAAGTGCCGTTTGAAAAGACATGAAATGCTTCTGATCTTTCTTTCCCAAGATTTGTGAGCGTTCCACATCCCCTCGATGGGACGAAGCCTTTCACTTTTTGGTTCGCGACCCCAGAGATGAAACACTCACAGTGAAGGTGAGAGTCATTGACATTGTATTTCCACTTTTTGCCAGAACTATGTCGCTGTGAAGCAGATTAAATGAATCCATTCCAtttattatatatctatatgtgtgtATCTAGCTTTCCCACAGCTGGGGCCAGGCCCTCGGGTCCTTGACACTTCCTCTCAGAGAGGTGCTGCTTGAGCCAGGCTTGGTGCTGGACCGCTGGCTCAATCTGGATGGAGCGCTGCCAGAGAGCCAGATACTACTGAGGGTCACGCTCAAGGTACTGACAACGTATCCTGCTTATTTCCTCTACACTACCAACATATGGCACTCTGTGCCCATGTGAGTTGAGTTGTTATCACTTGAACCTG
Encoded here:
- the esyt1a gene encoding extended synaptotagmin-1, whose translation is MPKADAEPGMSRGTAVAAPASSPSQPPGERAVSVLWSFGKCLGALLPVYLAGYYGFSISVVLFGLMIYMGWKHSRLEKVMRLKSAMYLLENEREFTTEKAFRIKRDLPPWVNFPDVEKVEWLNKILQQAWPFVGQYLEKLLVETIAPAIRASNIHLQTLSFTKVNIGDKAVKVVGVKAHTEHDKRQVMLDLYLSYAGDVEINVEIKKYFCKAGVKGVQLHGKLRVILEPLIGDVPLVGAITMFFIRRPKLDINWTGLTNLLDIPGLNAISDTMIMDAIATHLVLPNRLTVPLVADLHVAQLRSPLPRGVVRIHLLEAEDLMAKDTVIKGLIDGKSDPYAVLRVGTQIFTSHHVDSNLNPQWREMYEVIVHEVPGQELEVEVFDKDPDQDDFLGRVKVDLDIVKKARIVDDWFNLRDVPSGSVHLRLEWLSLLSSADRLSEVIQKNQNLTSKTADPPSAAILAIYLDQAHELPMRKGNKDPSPMVQISIQDTTKESKTCYGTNSPVWEDAFTFFIQDPRKQDIDIQVKDDDRALSLGSLTIPLTRLLATSELTLDQWFQLENSSSASRIYVKIVLRVLWLSEDATPSTPSPRPSASGSGVGQGGITSELSLMGPGGLAKPPPTRPQHTTPDPEFATEGVLRIHLVEAQNLIAKDNFMGGMVKGKSDPYVKIRVAGITYRSHTIKENLNPIWNELYEVILTQLPGQEIQFELFDKDLDQDDFLGRFKLNLRDIISAQFIDTWYTLNDVKSGRVHLVLEWLPRVSDLPRLEQILQYQSQQTYQNKVVPSAAVLFVYVERAHGLPLKKSGKEPKVGADVNLKGVSNRTKICERSTSPRWDEAFHFLVRDPRDETLTVKLSHSWGQALGSLTLPLREVLLEPGLVLDRWLNLDGALPESQILLRVTLKILDTQLALCRRAAGEAGNDACGEEVIPRWVPSHLDLRQRSGFAIASDNAAGQVKLTIGYSTEESRLFITVHSCRALAACSKDGADPYVSFILLPDKKATTKRRTATKKRDLNPEFNERFDFDFSLEESIQRRLDLSVKNSVSFMSRERELIGKLQLDLDQIDLKTGVTQWYDLVAETN